A stretch of the Planktothricoides raciborskii GIHE-MW2 genome encodes the following:
- a CDS encoding NIL domain-containing protein, translating to MKKRVTLTFPRSSLGMPLTYRLAKDFNVAANIIRAQVAPNQIGKLLLELSGDIDALDAAIDWMRSLDIEVSTISGEILISEESCVHCGLCTGVCPTEALTLEKKTFKLTFVRSRCIVCEQCIPTCPVDAISTNL from the coding sequence GTGAAAAAACGAGTAACTTTAACCTTTCCCAGAAGTTCTCTGGGGATGCCGCTGACTTATCGATTGGCGAAAGATTTTAATGTCGCCGCCAATATTATTCGGGCGCAAGTAGCCCCCAATCAAATTGGTAAATTGCTTTTAGAATTATCCGGGGATATTGATGCTTTGGATGCGGCAATTGATTGGATGCGATCGTTAGATATTGAAGTGTCAACGATTAGTGGAGAAATCTTGATTTCAGAAGAAAGTTGTGTCCATTGCGGGTTATGTACGGGAGTGTGTCCCACGGAAGCACTGACTCTGGAAAAGAAGACCTTTAAACTAACTTTTGTGCGATCGCGCTGCATTGTCTGCGAGCAATGTATTCCCACCTGTCCGGTGGATGCGATTTCTACAAATTTATAG